The Propionispora vibrioides genome window below encodes:
- the xylB gene encoding xylulokinase — MALFIGVDVGTSAVKLVLINEMGRPLETVTKDYDNLSPQPGWREQEPEIWFANILAGMKELLDPGDASKVEGIGVTGQMHTTVVLDAKGQSIRPAIMWNDTRTHALVSRVKTEVDKDNETKKLKNIISTGSPAVNLLWLKENEKENFRRVKTMLIAKDYIVYRLTGVMSTDYCDASTSALFDFDRQQWSAKMQAMIGIDHILPEIKSSAAIAGSLKEELASMLGMRKNVKVVVGTGDNPAATISAGGIDIDYPVISLGTSGVICVPCKQANFSGRAKNILFSIADDTVINLLQGVVQASASCNKWLMENVLATHDYAGEQRKINYDELGKNDVMFFPHLTGDKLVFADTLIRGAFLGLGIHTERRHLTQAVLEGVAFAFRDVVEVLRSMGIEFKRAKIVGGGAQSELWLQILASVLHITLDKLNISSGPAYGAGILALYGCGYCNSIEEVVDKQVVVAQTIQPNEQLHSLYEEKYSVYKRIYPALKAIFPG, encoded by the coding sequence ATGGCACTTTTTATTGGTGTTGATGTGGGAACTTCTGCGGTTAAATTAGTATTGATCAATGAAATGGGCAGACCGCTCGAAACGGTAACCAAAGACTATGATAATCTTTCGCCTCAACCTGGCTGGAGAGAGCAAGAACCTGAAATTTGGTTCGCAAATATACTTGCGGGAATGAAAGAGCTGTTAGATCCCGGTGATGCCTCAAAGGTGGAAGGTATCGGTGTTACCGGACAGATGCATACAACGGTTGTGCTGGATGCCAAGGGGCAGAGTATCAGGCCGGCTATCATGTGGAATGACACGAGAACCCATGCTTTGGTTAGCAGGGTAAAAACCGAAGTTGACAAGGATAATGAAACTAAAAAATTAAAAAACATAATTTCTACTGGTTCTCCGGCTGTTAATCTTTTATGGCTGAAAGAAAATGAAAAGGAAAATTTCCGCCGAGTCAAAACCATGCTGATTGCCAAAGATTATATTGTTTATCGCTTAACCGGCGTTATGTCCACAGATTACTGCGATGCGTCCACTTCCGCCTTATTCGATTTTGACCGGCAGCAATGGTCGGCGAAGATGCAGGCGATGATTGGCATAGATCATATCTTGCCTGAAATTAAAAGCTCGGCAGCTATCGCCGGTTCTTTAAAAGAGGAGTTAGCCAGTATGCTAGGAATGCGCAAAAACGTAAAAGTGGTAGTTGGAACAGGCGATAATCCGGCGGCCACGATTTCGGCAGGCGGCATTGATATTGATTATCCCGTTATATCCTTAGGAACTTCTGGTGTGATTTGTGTGCCTTGCAAGCAAGCCAATTTTAGCGGAAGGGCAAAAAATATCTTATTTTCTATTGCCGATGATACGGTGATCAATCTATTGCAAGGCGTGGTGCAAGCTAGTGCCTCCTGTAATAAATGGTTAATGGAGAATGTACTTGCCACCCATGATTATGCAGGGGAGCAAAGAAAGATTAACTATGATGAGCTGGGAAAAAATGATGTGATGTTTTTCCCCCATTTGACCGGAGATAAGCTGGTCTTTGCCGATACGTTGATTCGAGGCGCGTTTCTGGGCTTAGGCATTCATACAGAGAGACGGCATTTGACTCAAGCCGTGCTGGAAGGTGTTGCGTTTGCCTTTCGGGATGTTGTTGAGGTTTTACGGAGCATGGGAATAGAATTTAAAAGAGCTAAGATTGTTGGTGGTGGCGCACAGAGCGAACTGTGGCTTCAGATTTTGGCGAGCGTCTTGCATATTACGCTGGATAAATTGAACATTAGCTCCGGTCCTGCTTACGGAGCCGGTATATTGGCTTTGTATGGCTGCGGATATTGCAATTCTATCGAAGAAGTAGTAGATAAGCAGGTGGTTGTTGCCCAAACGATTCAGCCTAATGAGCAACTACACAGCTTATATGAAGAAAAATACTCCGTATATAAAAGAATATATCCCGCCTTAAAGGCAATTTTTCCTGGATAA
- a CDS encoding zinc-dependent alcohol dehydrogenase, producing MKALVLVGAQNIEIRELATPSPGTGEILLRIRASGICANDIRDYKGNNPYSLPRVGGHEYCGEIVALGDKVDKNQFSIGQHAVSYIIPACRECSYCRQGRENLCEKAPVSKTFYSKDGISGFGGYAQYIAIDTRDVYVLPEDIPFEIGAFTEPLACVLNSIGHGKIEIGDLVVVIGGGVMGLLHIKLAKLRGAKVILSEPDMKRRNLAQMYGCDIAFDPREKDPVDYVKELTGHRGAEVVFNTTAIPAVAEQAIRMTSAAGRCILFSSMHPNTPLQVDGGRIHSQETVITGSVSPTVYSFQQAVKVIAEKMIDFTPLIHKVYPYTSATEAFEEASRPDTLKTILRFD from the coding sequence ATGAAAGCACTAGTGCTGGTAGGAGCCCAAAACATCGAGATCCGGGAATTGGCAACACCAAGCCCCGGAACTGGTGAAATATTATTGAGAATCAGGGCAAGCGGAATTTGCGCAAATGATATTCGTGATTATAAAGGGAATAATCCATACAGTTTACCCCGGGTTGGCGGGCATGAGTATTGCGGAGAAATTGTAGCACTGGGGGACAAGGTAGATAAAAATCAATTTTCAATTGGTCAACATGCCGTGTCTTATATCATTCCTGCCTGCCGGGAATGCAGCTATTGTCGGCAGGGTAGAGAAAATTTATGTGAAAAAGCGCCTGTGAGTAAGACTTTTTATTCAAAGGATGGAATATCCGGTTTTGGCGGCTACGCCCAATATATTGCAATTGATACGCGTGATGTATATGTATTACCGGAGGATATCCCTTTTGAAATTGGGGCATTTACAGAACCGCTGGCCTGCGTTCTCAATAGCATCGGTCATGGGAAAATTGAAATCGGTGATCTAGTCGTAGTGATTGGCGGTGGAGTTATGGGGTTGCTGCATATAAAGCTAGCCAAGCTGAGAGGTGCCAAAGTCATTCTAAGTGAACCGGATATGAAAAGGAGGAACCTTGCTCAAATGTACGGCTGCGATATCGCCTTTGATCCAAGGGAAAAGGACCCGGTGGATTACGTTAAAGAGTTAACCGGTCATAGAGGGGCGGAGGTTGTGTTTAATACTACGGCTATTCCGGCGGTGGCAGAACAAGCAATCCGCATGACTAGTGCGGCTGGCCGGTGCATATTGTTCAGCTCCATGCATCCTAATACTCCCTTACAAGTTGATGGTGGTCGTATTCATTCCCAGGAGACTGTTATCACAGGATCGGTTAGCCCGACGGTATATTCCTTTCAACAAGCAGTTAAAGTAATCGCTGAAAAAATGATCGACTTTACTCCGCTAATTCATAAAGTGTATCCGTATACAAGTGCAACAGAAGCTTTTGAGGAAGCTTCGCGCCCGGACACCTTAAAAACGATTCTACGATTTGATTAA
- a CDS encoding PTS system mannose/fructose/sorbose family transporter subunit IID: MSDQNEKRLLSKKDLMKAFLIWETFPQTCYNYERMMGQACAHMFAPLIMKLYKNDPEKRKETMRREIEFFNVHIEFGACILGMAVAMEEQKALGTEVPGEFITSIKTSLMGPLSGVGDTIWQGVVIPILLAICIDITLSGTVAGSIIYGTVIVALAYAFSYFNFMFGYRSGIEAIMNFLEQGTLNKILKGAEIMGCMVMGGLISNYVTMKVGLNIVSSTSTFNVQTQFLDAIMPSILPFGFTLLVYSLLKRRKTSLQIIAMIIAIGVIGGLTGILV; the protein is encoded by the coding sequence GTGAGTGATCAAAATGAAAAACGATTGCTAAGCAAGAAAGATTTAATGAAAGCCTTTCTGATTTGGGAAACCTTTCCTCAAACGTGCTATAACTATGAAAGAATGATGGGACAGGCTTGTGCCCATATGTTTGCTCCTCTCATTATGAAGCTGTATAAAAATGATCCTGAAAAGCGAAAAGAAACAATGAGGCGTGAGATTGAGTTCTTTAATGTGCATATTGAGTTTGGAGCATGTATTTTAGGTATGGCAGTTGCCATGGAAGAGCAAAAGGCTTTAGGAACAGAAGTACCGGGAGAATTTATTACTAGTATAAAAACATCACTAATGGGACCTTTATCTGGAGTGGGAGATACTATCTGGCAGGGAGTGGTTATTCCCATATTATTGGCAATTTGTATAGATATTACTTTGAGTGGAACTGTTGCAGGATCTATCATTTATGGTACCGTGATTGTCGCTTTAGCTTATGCATTTAGTTATTTTAACTTTATGTTTGGCTATAGATCGGGAATTGAGGCCATCATGAACTTCCTAGAGCAAGGCACGCTAAATAAGATACTGAAAGGCGCGGAGATTATGGGTTGCATGGTTATGGGAGGATTAATATCCAACTATGTCACCATGAAGGTAGGATTAAATATTGTTAGTTCGACGTCTACCTTTAATGTACAAACCCAATTTTTAGATGCAATTATGCCATCTATTTTGCCTTTTGGTTTCACCTTATTAGTTTATTCTTTGCTAAAACGCAGGAAAACTTCATTGCAGATTATCGCCATGATTATCGCCATCGGTGTCATTGGCGGACTGACAGGGATTTTGGTGTAG
- a CDS encoding PTS mannose/fructose/sorbose/N-acetylgalactosamine transporter subunit IIC: MMSAFDAFLCGLVYFFAIGNLPFVGLWSLQRPLVCGFIVGIILGDPLKGAMIGATINLVYLGFISAGGSMPADMALAGILGTAFAITGNLDATTALSLAVPIGLLGTIVWYGRMTLDPIFVHAADRYIEREEYHKIWRANVLFPQLMCFVMTVIPCGLAAYYGSAYILNFINLLSGNILTIFKVIGQMMPALGIGITLQYIFKGDARVFFFFGFVLAVYSKLSLLPLGVIAAIIAIIYVQLQPATKGGTLSE, from the coding sequence ATGATGTCAGCGTTCGATGCGTTTTTATGCGGTTTGGTTTACTTTTTTGCTATTGGGAATCTTCCTTTCGTCGGTCTTTGGTCTTTGCAAAGACCTCTTGTCTGCGGTTTTATTGTAGGGATTATACTGGGAGATCCTTTGAAAGGAGCTATGATTGGAGCCACGATTAATCTGGTCTACTTAGGCTTCATTTCCGCTGGTGGCAGCATGCCAGCCGATATGGCATTGGCTGGGATTCTGGGAACAGCTTTTGCCATTACGGGAAATTTAGATGCTACGACAGCCTTGTCGCTGGCAGTGCCTATCGGGTTATTGGGGACGATTGTCTGGTATGGGAGGATGACGCTTGATCCGATCTTTGTTCATGCCGCGGATAGATATATCGAAAGAGAGGAATATCACAAAATCTGGCGAGCGAATGTTCTTTTCCCGCAGCTTATGTGCTTTGTCATGACAGTTATTCCCTGTGGTCTGGCAGCTTATTATGGATCGGCTTACATTCTCAATTTCATTAATTTACTCAGTGGTAATATTTTAACTATTTTTAAAGTTATTGGTCAAATGATGCCGGCATTAGGGATTGGCATTACTCTACAATATATTTTTAAGGGCGATGCCCGGGTGTTTTTCTTCTTTGGGTTCGTGCTAGCCGTATATTCTAAACTAAGTTTATTACCGCTAGGCGTCATTGCAGCCATTATCGCCATCATCTATGTACAACTGCAGCCTGCTACAAAAGGGGGGACTTTAAGTGAGTGA
- a CDS encoding PTS system mannose/fructose/N-acetylgalactosamine-transporter subunit IIB has translation MKNIVVARVDDRLIHGEVVTAWAPSCNATRIVIVDELVEKDPFNKRIIKALAPSGITVDVFSVEQGINDLKGNFDAGERILILTKSPITFEALIDGGVGIKEVILGGMGLRGERKPFIKNVSCSPEEVDSIRNMINKGIDVYYQLVPDQRSIDIKNLL, from the coding sequence ATGAAAAATATCGTTGTGGCAAGAGTGGATGACCGGCTGATTCACGGCGAGGTAGTCACTGCCTGGGCACCAAGCTGTAATGCAACCCGAATTGTTATCGTAGATGAATTGGTTGAAAAAGATCCATTCAATAAACGGATTATCAAGGCGTTGGCACCGTCTGGAATTACGGTGGATGTCTTTTCTGTTGAGCAGGGAATTAATGACTTAAAAGGTAACTTTGACGCTGGCGAAAGGATTCTGATATTGACCAAAAGTCCGATTACTTTTGAAGCATTAATTGATGGCGGTGTTGGAATCAAAGAAGTCATTTTAGGCGGTATGGGGCTGCGGGGAGAAAGAAAACCTTTTATTAAGAACGTGTCCTGTTCACCAGAGGAAGTAGATTCAATTCGGAATATGATCAATAAAGGCATAGATGTTTATTATCAATTAGTTCCTGATCAAAGATCAATTGATATAAAAAACTTGTTATAA
- a CDS encoding PTS sugar transporter subunit IIA, which translates to MKIIVVSHGSFAKGLLESAQMIIGKQENVVAFGLYPTDSTHTLRNLLEEEMKNSEDKEEFLFLTDLFHGSPFNVVVSLMKDYPIYHITGINLPLFIEIMNKRTLLKGEELCAEIMKSAKDSISDVKNYLKEVM; encoded by the coding sequence ATGAAAATCATAGTAGTATCCCACGGCAGTTTTGCCAAAGGCTTATTGGAAAGTGCGCAGATGATTATTGGGAAACAGGAGAATGTGGTTGCTTTTGGCTTATATCCTACTGATAGTACGCACACCCTGAGAAATTTATTGGAGGAGGAGATGAAAAATTCCGAAGACAAAGAAGAGTTTTTATTTTTGACAGATTTATTTCACGGCAGTCCTTTTAATGTGGTGGTCTCTTTAATGAAAGATTATCCTATCTATCATATTACGGGCATTAACCTACCTCTATTCATAGAAATCATGAATAAACGCACTTTGTTGAAAGGTGAGGAACTGTGTGCGGAAATTATGAAAAGTGCCAAAGATTCCATTTCTGATGTAAAAAATTATTTGAAGGAGGTCATGTAA
- a CDS encoding sigma-54-dependent transcriptional regulator: protein MDHQVVLKREEKVYLQLETLTCQIDEQSIGQQRQIGYDATTIGQCLHISRANTSKELNELFKENKLLKIKGKPVYYLHKGIMEQKLGMVFADNTFDDMSAFKDYLLHNQNKNNFPKEVIQEQNNSVFSSYIGADGSLKTQIEQAKAAILYPPNGLHTLITGSTGVGKTTFAEAMYKYGIETKIFKEDTPFVIFNCADYTDNAQLLLSHLFGHVKGAFTGADKNKEGLVSRANQGILFLDEIHRLPPEGQEMLFLIMDKGIYRKLGETDLYHTVNVRIIAATTEDPNTAVLSTFLRRIPVIIKMPDLSEFTLQERQDFIYEFFSVEAQRIGTSIKVNHELIRILMLYECNANIGQLKSNIQLICAKAFLEYIRFKQDMIIVKLSQLSSNMKDGIFKISEYRKNMTQNFNNTLVTDIVFDCSQTDQDKEPLVLQDNSLSDNFYKIIEKSWEKRVNSNLPENQILQELNNQIDNYFDTLFSKIKTKNFYYTKDVIAKIVDVKIIDIIERVLNESKLFGTDYNKKILYGLALHINALIIRLHNGYENYIDNQHKTQPKHKEEFQVATKLRSELETEFYIKIPDDEIAYLTMFLYAFREVGVRKNIGVIVVAHGDNTATGMAKVANQLLDTEHAYGIDMPLTANIKDIYEKVKEKVKEINRGKGVLLLVDMGSLLSFAQMITEETGIKTSTIDMVSTPIVIEATRKSLFLADLDIEDLTADIQKIRSEEYNNRDTPAIIEFNHNKMNDYFQDNILRILDETLSFLDSRKIYHMFDQVLTEIADGLEVEIDDCLRIKFIFHCACMIERVLRNISLEYDKTDAILETNMDMISLIKVKLSKVEEFFEICIPDTEYVFIFNIFKTLAKHI, encoded by the coding sequence ATGGATCATCAGGTTGTATTAAAAAGAGAAGAGAAAGTATATTTACAACTGGAAACATTAACTTGCCAAATTGATGAACAGTCTATTGGGCAGCAACGCCAGATTGGTTATGATGCCACAACCATCGGACAGTGTTTACATATCAGCAGAGCCAATACCAGCAAGGAATTAAATGAGTTATTTAAAGAAAACAAGTTATTAAAGATAAAAGGCAAGCCAGTCTATTATTTGCACAAGGGGATTATGGAACAAAAGCTGGGCATGGTTTTTGCCGATAATACGTTTGATGACATGAGCGCGTTTAAAGACTATTTGCTGCATAATCAAAATAAGAACAACTTCCCTAAGGAGGTTATACAGGAACAGAATAACAGTGTGTTTAGCAGCTATATTGGTGCCGACGGTTCGTTGAAAACGCAAATTGAACAGGCTAAGGCCGCTATTTTATATCCCCCTAACGGACTACATACATTGATTACCGGTTCCACAGGCGTAGGCAAGACTACTTTTGCGGAAGCCATGTATAAATACGGGATAGAAACAAAGATATTTAAAGAGGATACACCTTTCGTCATTTTTAACTGTGCTGATTATACGGATAATGCACAGTTGCTCTTATCTCATCTCTTCGGACATGTGAAAGGAGCTTTTACCGGAGCGGATAAGAATAAGGAAGGTCTGGTAAGCCGGGCGAATCAGGGAATCCTCTTTTTAGATGAAATTCATAGACTGCCGCCGGAAGGGCAGGAAATGCTGTTTTTGATTATGGATAAAGGAATTTACCGAAAATTGGGAGAGACCGATCTTTATCATACGGTTAATGTAAGGATTATCGCGGCAACAACAGAGGACCCCAATACGGCCGTATTAAGTACTTTTCTTCGCAGGATACCGGTGATAATAAAAATGCCGGATTTAAGTGAGTTTACCCTGCAGGAGAGGCAGGATTTTATTTATGAATTTTTTTCAGTAGAAGCGCAGCGCATCGGTACCTCGATTAAAGTCAATCATGAATTGATACGGATACTCATGCTTTATGAGTGCAATGCCAATATAGGCCAGTTAAAAAGCAATATACAGCTTATCTGTGCGAAAGCTTTCCTGGAATATATAAGGTTTAAGCAGGATATGATTATTGTAAAGTTGTCTCAGCTATCTAGTAATATGAAAGATGGTATTTTTAAAATTAGTGAATATAGGAAAAATATGACACAAAATTTTAATAATACCTTAGTAACGGATATTGTTTTTGATTGTTCTCAAACTGATCAGGATAAAGAGCCATTGGTGCTTCAGGATAATAGCTTAAGTGATAACTTCTACAAAATCATCGAAAAAAGCTGGGAGAAGAGAGTTAACAGCAATTTACCGGAAAATCAAATCTTGCAAGAATTAAATAATCAGATAGATAATTACTTTGATACATTGTTTTCCAAGATTAAAACCAAGAATTTTTATTATACTAAAGATGTAATTGCTAAAATTGTTGATGTGAAAATTATTGATATCATTGAAAGAGTATTAAACGAATCAAAGCTATTTGGTACAGATTATAATAAAAAAATATTATACGGACTGGCTTTGCATATCAATGCTTTAATTATAAGGTTGCATAATGGCTACGAGAACTACATAGATAATCAGCATAAGACGCAGCCTAAACATAAGGAAGAGTTCCAGGTTGCTACAAAATTACGCAGCGAACTCGAAACCGAATTCTATATTAAAATACCGGATGATGAAATTGCTTATTTAACCATGTTTCTATATGCTTTTCGGGAAGTAGGAGTCCGTAAGAATATTGGCGTTATTGTTGTGGCCCATGGTGATAATACTGCAACAGGCATGGCGAAAGTGGCAAATCAATTGCTGGATACAGAGCACGCGTATGGGATTGATATGCCGTTAACAGCCAATATTAAAGATATCTATGAAAAGGTCAAAGAAAAAGTAAAAGAAATCAATCGCGGCAAGGGAGTGCTGCTATTGGTCGATATGGGATCATTGCTTTCCTTTGCCCAGATGATTACAGAAGAAACAGGCATTAAAACCAGCACGATTGATATGGTCAGTACGCCTATCGTGATTGAAGCTACCCGTAAATCACTATTTTTAGCGGACCTGGACATCGAAGATTTAACAGCCGATATACAAAAAATCAGATCGGAAGAATATAATAATCGGGATACGCCAGCTATTATTGAATTTAATCATAATAAGATGAATGATTATTTTCAAGATAACATTTTAAGGATCTTAGATGAAACACTTAGCTTTTTGGATTCCAGAAAAATTTATCATATGTTTGATCAAGTATTAACGGAAATAGCGGATGGCTTAGAAGTTGAAATAGATGATTGCCTGCGAATCAAGTTTATCTTCCATTGTGCTTGTATGATAGAAAGAGTTTTGCGAAATATTTCTTTAGAATACGATAAAACGGATGCTATTTTGGAAACGAATATGGATATGATTTCTTTAATAAAGGTTAAACTCAGCAAAGTAGAAGAGTTTTTCGAGATTTGCATTCCTGACACGGAATATGTTTTTATCTTTAATATATTTAAAACACTTGCGAAACACATTTGA